AGCATCCTGGTGTGCTCTTTCCTGGGCGGCATGCGCGCCATCACCTGGACGCAGGTGGCGCAGTACATCATCATCCTGGCCGCCTTCCTGATCCCCGCGATGTGGCTGTCCGCCAAGCACAGCGGCAATCCGATGCCGCAGGTCGCCTACGGCAAGCTGCTGCCCCAGCTGAGCGCGCGCGAGGCGGCCCTGATGGCGGACGACAAGGAGGCGCAGGTGCGGGCCGTGTTCCGCCAGCGTGCCGACGACTACCAGCGCCGCCTGGACGGCCTGCCCGGCACGTGGGACGCGGGCCGCGTGGCGCTGCAGCACCACCTCGACGGCGTCCGGCTGCGCAATGCCTCGCTGCTGGAGATCCGCAGCGCCGAACGGGCGCTGATCGCCTATCCGAAAAACCCCGACGATGCCGTCGCCGCCTGGACCGCGCTGCGCGACGAGAACCTGGCACGCGCCCGCCCCATCACGCCGCACGCGGCGCCCTTCCCCGGCCCCACGCCGGAAGCGTCGGACATCAAGCGCAACAACTTCCTCGCGCTGGCGTTCTGCATGATGCTGGGCACGGCCGCCCTGCCGCACATCCTGATGCGCTCCTACACCACGCCGTCCGTCGACGAGACGCGCCGCTCCGTGTTCTGGACGCTGTTCTTCATCCTGCTGATCTACCTGACGATTCCCGCGCTGGCGGTCTTGGTCAAGTACGACGTCTACACGGCGCTGGTGGGCAGCGACTTCGCGCACCTGCCCACGTGGGTGTCGTACTGGGCCAACGTGGACCGCGCCAATCCGCTGATCAGCATTGCCGACGTCAATGGCGACGGCATCGTGCAACTGGCCGAAATCGTCATCGACGGCGACGTGCTGGTGCTGGCCACGCCCGAAATCGCCGGCCTGCCGTACGTGATTTCCGGCCTGGTGGCGGCGGGCGGCCTGGCCGCCGCGCTGTCCACCGCCGATGGCCTGCTGCTGGCGATCTCGAACGCGCTGTCGCACGACGTGTACTACCGCATCGTCGATCCGAAAGCCTCGACGCAGAAGCGCGTGACGATCTCGAAACTGATCCTGCTGGGGGTGGCGTTCGTCGCCGCGTATTCCGCGTCGACCAAGCCGGGCGACATCCTGTCGCTGGTGGGCGCCGCGTTCTCGCTGGCCGCTTCCACCCTGTTCCCGGCCCTGGTCGTGGGCGTGTTCTGGCGCCGCGCCAACCAGTACGGCGCGCTGGCCGGCATGGCGACCGGATTCGTCGTGTGCCAGTTCTACATGCTGCACACCAATCCCGTGCTGGGCGGCAGCGCGGCGGCGCAATGGTTCCACATCGCGCCGATCTCCGCCGGCGTGTTCGGCGTGCCCGCGGGACTCGCGGCGCTGGTGGTCGTCAGCCTGCTGACGCCGCCGCCGGACGCCCACAGCCGCGCATTCGTCGACCACGTGCGCCGCCCGGACGAGGCGGCGCCTTAGAAGGCGCTTACTGCGCGGTCGTCACGCGCCGGGCGCAGCGCGCGGCGAACGCCTTGCGCACGGCTTCGTCGGCGATCTTGTCGACTTCGGCTTGCGCGCACGTGGCGTCGCTGAGCGTCATCTGGTCGGCCTGCAGTTGCGGGTCGACCTTGCTGCTGCAGGCGACGGCGACAATGGCGCTGGCAAGCGCCAGCGCGATGGTGGGATACGTGTTCATGGCGGCAGCTCCGGTGGTGGGGGACGGGGCGCCAGTGTAGCCGCAACGTCGCGCCACGGCAACGCGTGACAATCGGAGAGAAATTCCTGCTGGCAAATGTGATAACTTATGCGCCCTTTTCAAGTTTGCCTGCGATGCGTGCCATTCCTCTTTTCTGCGCCAGCGTGCTGTGCGCCCTCTTCGCCACCGCCGCCGCCGCGCAGACCGCGCCGGCTGCGGCACCGCCACCGGCTGCCGCCTTCTTCGCCAACCCCGCCTTTACCGGCGGCGTGCTGTCGCCCAGCGGGCGCTACCTCGCCGCGAAAGTGGACGGCAAGACGGGCCGCGACGCGCTGGCCGTGATCGACCTGACCGACAAGGCCGCCCGCGTGGTGGCGGGCTTCGCCGATGCGGACATCGGCACCGTCCAGTGGGTCAACGACGAGCGGCTGCTGTTCGACACGACCGACAAGCAGATCGCCGCGGGCGCCATGCGCTTCGCACCGGGCCTGTACACCGTGAAGCACGACGGCAGCAAGTTCCGCCAGCTGGCCGAACGGCGCGAATACTTCATCCGCGACGGCAGCCGCAAGGACATGCTGCCCTGGCACACCTACATGATGGACGAGACGGGCAAGCAGGACTCCGACTACGTCTACGTGCGCGACATCGGCTTTGCCGGCAATACCGTCCGCTCGGTCGACCTGCTGCGCCTGAACGTGGCGACGGGGACGACCAGCAGCGTCAACGTGCCGTTCACGGCCATCGACTGGATGCTGGACAACGACGGCGAACCGCGCCTTGCGCATTCGCTCGACAAGGGCAAGGCCACGATCTGGCTGCGCGACCGCGCCACCGACAAATGGCGCGTGCTGGCGAGCTTCGAGGCCTACGGGCCGGACGAGCACTCGTTCGAGCCAATCGGATTCGGGCCGGACGGCACCTTGTACGCGCGGGCGCGGCGCGACAACGACCAGGCCGCCATCTTCAAGATCGACCTGCAGACGGGCACCATCGGCACGCAGCCCGTGCTGCGCGTGGACGGCTTCGATTTCTCCGGCCACCTGGTCGCCGACGCCACCCGCCTGCTGGGCGTGCGCTACCAGGGCGACGCGCGCGACACGGCGTGGTTCGACCCCGCGTTCAAGGCGATCCAGGCCGACGTGGACGCCAAGTTGCCCGGCACCGCCAACCTGATCGGCGTGCCGCGCCGGCCCGACACGCCGCACCTGCTGGTCACCGCCTATTCCGACGTGCAGCCGAACGTCTACTTCATCTACGACACGGCCACGCGCAAGCTGGACTTCGTGGGCCAGGCCCACAAGGATATCCGCGCCAAGGCGATGGGGCACCAGCATTTCGTCACCTACGCGGCACGCGACGGCCTGAAGATCCCGGCGATGCTGACGCTGCCGCCGGGCGTGGCGGCCAACCAGCCCGGCACCGCGCCGCTGCCGAAGAACCTGCCGCTGGTCGTGCTGGTGCACGGCGGCCCGTACGTGCGCGGCACGTATTGGCAGTGGGACCCGGAGGTGCAGTTCCTGGCCTCGCGCGGCTACGCGGTGCTGCAGCCGGAGTTCCGCGGCAGCACGGGCTATGGCCGCGAACACTTCGCGCGCGGCCTGAAGCAGTGGGGCCTGGCGATGCAGGACGATATCGCCGACGGCGCCCGCTGGGCCATCGCGCAGGGTTACGCCGACCCGGCGCGCATCTGCATCGCCGGCGCCAGCTACGGCGGCTACGCCACCTTGATGGGCCTCGTGCGCAACCCCACCCTGTACCGCTGCGGCGTCGCATGGGCCGGCGTGACCGACATCAACCTGATGTACACGGGCCACTGGCGTTACGCGTCCGACGTGCCGGAGGAGTTCAAGGAGTACGGCATGCCGCAGCTGATCGGCGACCCCGTCAAGGATGCCGAACAGCTGAAGGCCACGTCGCCGCTGCAGCAGGCGTCCCGCATCCGCCAGCCGCTGCTGCTGGCCTACGGCACCGCCGACGAACGGGTGCCGATGATCCACGGCACGCGCTTCCGCGACGCCGTCAAGGCCGTCAACAAGGAGGTCGAGTGGATCGAGTACGAGGACGAAGGCCACGGCTGGTCGCTGCCGCAGAACCGTATCGACTTCTGGACGCGGGTGGAACGCTTCCTCGACCGCCACATCGGGACCGGGCGCAAGACCGCTACTCCCTGATCTCCTGCCGGCGCAGGGCCGGGTCGGCGGCGATCTCCGCCGGGGTGAACGGCAAGGTCACCCACTGCCGCTCGACGAAGCGGCGGGTCTGGTCGGCGTGGTGCGGCGAGGCCGGATCGTCCGACTGCGAATACGCCAGCAGTGCCTGCGCACGCGGGCCTGCGCTGCCCAGCTCCACGACCTGCACGTAGCTGGTGCCGCCGGTGACCTCGAAGCGGCCGTCGCGCGGTGCGGCGGCGACGTCGATGGTATTGAACACGCCCAGCTCCCCCGGGCCGCCGTGGACCGGCAGCGCGCTGCCGCCGCGCCGGCTGACCTGGAAGTCACCCAGTCTTGCCTCGGCGCCGATGCCGGCGGCCTCGAACTGGCGCACCTTGCGCGCCAGGCCATCGGCCAGCGCCTGCGCCACCGCCGGGTCGCGGTGGTTCAGGCCGCGCGGCGTGTCGACCGGATCGCTGGGATCGAACGGCACGGTCCAGGCGTTGTCCTGCGCCAGGCCCTTGGCCAGCATCGCCATGAAATACGGCAGGCCCGCATTGGCGCCGTAGCCGGCATCCCCTGTCCACGTCGCAAGCGCGGCACACCCGTTGCGCAGCTCCGCCGTCACGGCCGCCGTGCCGCACCAGACGCGCACGTCGGGCAATGCCAGCGCCGCCAGGTACACCTTGTCGTCCAGGGCCATGTCGCGCAAGTCGGCGGCGGTCAGCGGGCCGCTGCGCAGGCGCCGCTGTAATTCCGTCAGCGCCAGCCGGGTGCGCGCGCCCTGCGGCACGCCATCGCGCGAGACCAGCGGCGAAAAGCCCGTCAGCGGCGCGGCCGGATTGGTCAGCCACGCGCTGTCGTTGGCGTTCTGCACGAAGTCGCGGCGCTCCAGCAGCGGCAGGCGGCGGGCCGGCACCGTGCCGGGCTGCGCCGCGCCGGCTTCGTCGCGCC
This is a stretch of genomic DNA from Pseudoduganella chitinolytica. It encodes these proteins:
- a CDS encoding alpha/beta hydrolase family protein translates to MRAIPLFCASVLCALFATAAAAQTAPAAAPPPAAAFFANPAFTGGVLSPSGRYLAAKVDGKTGRDALAVIDLTDKAARVVAGFADADIGTVQWVNDERLLFDTTDKQIAAGAMRFAPGLYTVKHDGSKFRQLAERREYFIRDGSRKDMLPWHTYMMDETGKQDSDYVYVRDIGFAGNTVRSVDLLRLNVATGTTSSVNVPFTAIDWMLDNDGEPRLAHSLDKGKATIWLRDRATDKWRVLASFEAYGPDEHSFEPIGFGPDGTLYARARRDNDQAAIFKIDLQTGTIGTQPVLRVDGFDFSGHLVADATRLLGVRYQGDARDTAWFDPAFKAIQADVDAKLPGTANLIGVPRRPDTPHLLVTAYSDVQPNVYFIYDTATRKLDFVGQAHKDIRAKAMGHQHFVTYAARDGLKIPAMLTLPPGVAANQPGTAPLPKNLPLVVLVHGGPYVRGTYWQWDPEVQFLASRGYAVLQPEFRGSTGYGREHFARGLKQWGLAMQDDIADGARWAIAQGYADPARICIAGASYGGYATLMGLVRNPTLYRCGVAWAGVTDINLMYTGHWRYASDVPEEFKEYGMPQLIGDPVKDAEQLKATSPLQQASRIRQPLLLAYGTADERVPMIHGTRFRDAVKAVNKEVEWIEYEDEGHGWSLPQNRIDFWTRVERFLDRHIGTGRKTATP
- a CDS encoding sodium:solute symporter family protein — its product is MTAARPAPRTFFQRLTRYYSYFTLAFAAFLAALATLEKEGMPRVWIGYMFMFATIVLYASIGLVSRTSKVSEYYVAGRRVPALYNGMATAADWISAASFISLAGGLYLHGFDGLAYVMGWTGGYCLVALLIAPYLRKFGQYTIPDFLAARYGGARGGRAVRLCAVAATIVISFTYVVAQIYAVGLIASRFTGVDFSVGIFLGLASILVCSFLGGMRAITWTQVAQYIIILAAFLIPAMWLSAKHSGNPMPQVAYGKLLPQLSAREAALMADDKEAQVRAVFRQRADDYQRRLDGLPGTWDAGRVALQHHLDGVRLRNASLLEIRSAERALIAYPKNPDDAVAAWTALRDENLARARPITPHAAPFPGPTPEASDIKRNNFLALAFCMMLGTAALPHILMRSYTTPSVDETRRSVFWTLFFILLIYLTIPALAVLVKYDVYTALVGSDFAHLPTWVSYWANVDRANPLISIADVNGDGIVQLAEIVIDGDVLVLATPEIAGLPYVISGLVAAGGLAAALSTADGLLLAISNALSHDVYYRIVDPKASTQKRVTISKLILLGVAFVAAYSASTKPGDILSLVGAAFSLAASTLFPALVVGVFWRRANQYGALAGMATGFVVCQFYMLHTNPVLGGSAAAQWFHIAPISAGVFGVPAGLAALVVVSLLTPPPDAHSRAFVDHVRRPDEAAP
- the trbK gene encoding entry exclusion lipoprotein TrbK, which translates into the protein MNTYPTIALALASAIVAVACSSKVDPQLQADQMTLSDATCAQAEVDKIADEAVRKAFAARCARRVTTAQ